A section of the Candidatus Neomarinimicrobiota bacterium genome encodes:
- a CDS encoding flavin reductase family protein, whose protein sequence is MPFREFDPEDMSLRDRHQLLIGGVGPRPIALVGTLGKDGSANLAPFSFSNAFSSNPPYVGFSPSYRGSDASTKDTLRNVLDTGEFTVSVVSYPMVQQMNLASGEYPPDVDEFEVAGFTKLPGSQVAAPGV, encoded by the coding sequence ATGCCATTCAGAGAATTTGACCCCGAAGACATGTCCCTGCGGGACCGCCACCAGCTGCTCATCGGAGGGGTGGGTCCCCGGCCCATCGCTCTGGTTGGTACGCTGGGCAAGGATGGGTCCGCCAATCTGGCGCCGTTCAGCTTCTCCAACGCCTTCAGTTCCAATCCCCCCTACGTCGGCTTCTCACCGTCTTACCGGGGCTCCGACGCCAGCACCAAGGACACCCTGCGCAACGTGCTGGACACCGGCGAGTTCACCGTGTCGGTGGTGAGCTATCCCATGGTGCAGCAGATGAACCTGGCGTCGGGGGAGTACCCGCCGGACGTGGACGAGTTCGAGGTGGCGGGTTTCACCAAGCTGCCGGGCAGCCAGGTGGCGGCGCCGGGTGTG